CCAACCATGCATGCATCCCTAAAAAGGCTGTAGTTTGGtctgattttgaattttatattaatgGAATAATGCAGAATGTATTATTTTGTGTCCAGCTTATTTTGTTCCACATTCTTTTTGTGAGATTTATCAGTGTTGTTGCAAGTAGCTATGGTTCATGCTTTTTAATTGCTgtatagttttcctttttatgAATAGACAGTCATTTAGTTGTGTTGTTAGACATTTAGGTTATTGGTCCAAAACgttttataaatatacacatatactccCACTCCACTTATAGCCATGTAAATTCAGAGTTGACTTCTTTATAAACTCAATAACTTGAGTGTGGCTTTAAAATGTAGCAAAATCCCTCTATCAAGTTCTTGGTTACACAGCTATTTTggtttttttcactttctgtaaATCTAGGGACATAATCCATCTTCCTCAACGTGGGTAACATCATAAGATTTTCCCCTAACCTGAGTCATTAAGTATAAGATCAACACCACACTCAGGCAACTGGGCATTTCCTTCAGACAGTCTAGAAAATGATTGTTAGCACATAGGCTTAAGGAATGTACACTGAAAGTATTACAAGAAAAATTTCCTATAGTCTGTTTAAGAAACTAGTAAGCCACATAGGACAAACTCTTCCCCACTTTCCCAGGGCTGGCCCCACCCCACTGGCAGGGCACAGGTAGCCCTTCTGCCATAGGACACAAATTAAACAGGGATGCCCCTGATCACTGCCAGAGTTGCTGAATGGTATCATGGTCCTGCTCAGACAAATGATCCATTTTTTCAGCTCAGACTCCAAGCAGTAAGTGAATCTTTCCACCAAGAGATGAAACCCTCTCCCATAACCAGAGTCAGGCAACCACGGGTCCCACAGATCACAGCCAGCACTGGGCAGGGAGCTCAGTTGAGAGGCAGAGCTGCCACTCTGCACTGCCCTGGATGGCATGGGCGAGCACACCGGCAGGCAGCCACACCTTCTGCAGAAATCAATTGATAAAGACACCCTTAAAGCCTGTGCTTTGAACAAGTGGTAAGTTAACAAAGATAAGGGCCTGAAGCAATACGCAGTTGTGTAGACCTCTCAGAACAAAGCAATTTTAGATATACCAGCAGCACAGGACCCAGCTGGGCCAGAGCCTTTCTTTGGCCACAAGTGTGGGCAAGGATGATTGATGGTGATCCTTGGTTGAGAAGGAGCCGGCACCCAATGGCAGAGCCATGCTCAGTCTCTGAAGGGTGTGGGTGGACTACTCTCAAACAATCCTTTTGTCAGCCTCACAAAGCTCTTTTCAGAGACCACTAACTCTAGCTACCTGGTTACACTCTACCTGGTCCCAGAGTGAACAATCCCAATTAAGGCAAAGCCCTATGGAATGCTTCCCTAACAAGGCTGTCTGCCCAGGTGTACTATGGGTTACATTTAAAAACCAGGCTTTTGGAGAAAGACTCATAGTCAACAGTTGTTCAGCTCGGATTCATTCACAATTCCAAATAACTTGAGGAAAGAAGAGGAGCTGCAGTTGACTTTTGAGCACTGATACTTAATTTTGGGGTCCTTTAGTTAGTAGGCAGAGTTGGTAAACTGATTTTAATAACAAGGAGGGACCGAAAATCTATGGCAcacttgggaaaaaaaattgggCACATATGACAACTCTTTAAAAACTGCCCTTTAAACAGAAAAGTCTGCTATTCTAGTATGTAAGACTTTGGAGTCACCTGGGAATTGATTTGAAATGCACATTGTCTTGTCACCCCCATATTCACACTGTAAGAACTAGGGAAGTGACGGACTACCCACTTGGCCTTAGGCCCAATTCCAGAGGCATGAAATGTTGGCAGACTAAGAAAATATGGTCCTTTCTCCGCCGctagaaaaaataacaaagaattcactggacatggtggcatacacctgtagctctatcacttgggaggctgaggtgggaggatcacttgagcccaggagtttaaggctgcagtgagctatgattgtaccactgcatccagcctgagtgacaaagaacCTGtcctcccaaaaaagaaaacatggtccTTTGACCAAAGGCCTTTTCGAAGTGCCTGCAAAGTGAAAATTAGTCACAGCACTAAGATTACttggcttttttcactattcTCAAGTAGGCAGTGGAGTTTCCAAGTAACAAGACTGGTATAAAAAGTGCACAAGCACATAAGAAGCTAGATATCTTTGAAGAGATCTATGTTGGTTTTGATTTCTaatgtaaatatttgtaattCACTCAACAAAACTCACCTAGACTAGTATATTAATGTatttatgaattaaaataaagatgacggtttttaaaaaacaatttggaGGAGTGGGAGAGCAGGTGTCCCTTGTTGGCTTTGTGGGTATCTCAGTGGTTTGCACCTGTGCAGGAgtggtttctattttttgtgtcatGATGGGTCCTTCCTAGTGACTACCTGCCCCACCCACTTGGGTTTATAGGTCCCCAAGATGAAGGGCCATGTCTCCTCCATCAGTTTAGGGGCTGCCAAGATCAGGAACCCTATTAAGTGCCACCAAGGGAGAGAAATGACTAAGTGCTGTTTTTCCTCCACCTGAGTGGTGCCACTCGAGATACGAGCCGCGCAAGCACCTGCATGCCCCCGTCCCCGCACCGCTCCCCccgccctgcccagtgaggaccACCCGCGCGGCCAGGACCGCGCTGACCCTGCGCTGTCTCCACAGGTTTCGGCATGACCACCCCCGCGACGGTGGGCGGGAAGGCCTTCCTCATCGCCTATGGGCTGTTCGGCTGCGCCGGGACCATCCTGTTCTTTAACCTCTTCCTGGAGCGCATCATCTCGCTGCTGGCCTTCATCATGCGCGCCTGCCGGGAGCGCCAGCTGCGCCGCAGCGGCCTGCTGCCCGCCACCTTCCGCCGCGGCTCCGCGCTCTCGGAGGCGGACAGCCTGGCGGGCTGGAAGCCCTCGGTGTACCACGTGCTGCTCATCCTGGGCCTGTTCGCCGTGCTGCTGTCGTGCTGCGCCTCGGCCATGTACACCAGCGTGGAGGGCTGGGACTACGTGGACTCGCTCTACTTCTGCTTCGTCACCTTCAGCACCATCGGCTTCGGGGACCTGGTGAGCAGCCAGCACGCCGCCTACCGGAACCAGGGGCTCTACCGCCTGGGCAACTTCCTCTTCATCCTGCTCGGCGTGTGCTGCATTTACTCGCTCTTCAACGTCATCTCCATCCTCATCAAGCAGGTGCTCAACTGGATGCTGCGCAAGCTGAGCTGCCGCTGCTGCGCGCGCTGCTGCCCGGCGCCCGGCGCGCCCCTGGCCCGGCGCAATGCCATCACCCCGGGCTCCCGGCTGCGCCGCCGCCTGGCCGCGCTCGGCGCCGACCCCGCGGCCCGCGACAGCGACGCCGAGGGCCGCCGCCTCTCGGGCGAGCTCATCTCCATGCGCGACCTCACGGCCTCCAACAAGGTGTCGCTGGCGCTGCTGCAGAAGCAGCTGTCGGAGACGGCCAACGGCTACCCGCGCAGCGTGTGCGTCAACACGCGCCAGAACGGCTTCTCGGGCGGCGTGGGCGCGCTGGGCATCATGAACAACCGGCTGGCCGAGACCAGCGCCTCCAGGTAGACGGCTCGTCCGCCCGCGCTGGGGACCCTCTCCAGGCCGCGGGGCCGCCGGGCGTGGTTTGCTTCCCTTCTCTCAGTCACTGCTGGCGCTTTCTTAATCTTTAtccaataaaatgaaacaaaaaaaatttttttaaagaaatactatTTGGCCAGGCCTGATGTTATCAAGGGCAGGTTTTGGGGACGCCTGTGTTCCTTGTGAGTCCCCTCTTGGAGAACTGTGGTCCCCAGCAGATTCTCCTTCAGGGAGAGAAAACGTGGCcccccaggcccccacccagGGCATATCGCAGCGAGGAGGGTTTTGCAGACTGGCACTAAACTCCGTCCCCATGCACAGAAGCAGCCGGCAACCCCAAAGCATATGGTGCAACTTTTCGTGGCTCTGAATTACCTCCTCAGCATTTAGAATCCTGGCCCAGCCTAGCAGCTTCCTTCTGGTCGTCAGAAGTGATATAGTCACAGTTTTGACAGGTGGGGGTAGGGACAGCCATATGTTGCCTCCCGATGTATATATATAGAACAGCCACTACACACAGAGAATGGTGTAGTATTATGCAATGAGATGAAACATAGCACCAACTTGCGGACTGTGGCATTTCCCCCAGATTTGGAAATTGCAGTGGTGAGGGGCTTAGCTGGCCTTTCTCAGCTCAGTTAGTCCATTTAGCACAGAGCACAGGGCAACTACTTCTAATGGTGGGCGGTCCAGGGCACCTGTGAGGAGGGGAGCGCTGAGGCTGCAGGAGCCCTGCTGGGCTTTAGCTGGCTGATCTCCAGGCTCGGATCGGCAGATCTTGAATCCCccaaccttccttcctttcacaaGCTCATCCGCAGCAGTGCTTTTCAGTATTAACCAGGAATATCTGGGTATTCTCAGACAAGATATTTCTTTGTtggtctggattttttttttcttaactactgTTGATCAGTTCAACTTTTCCCCCTTTAAGAGATCATGGGGTTGCCGGGCGCAGCCCTCcagcttctcctcctcctcctctgaagGAGGCAGCTCTGCCAGCTGCGTCCTTGGGAACCAGGGCCTGCAGCACCAGGAACCCAAAAGAAGCCATCTTGCAAATGTCAGGGTATTCGGCTCCAGAGGCCATGATGTGTTTGGGGTCAGGAAAGATAGAATCCCTTTCTAAATATTGTTTATCAAGAGGATTTGTTTTCTCCATGCACAGCCTATTGGAggcagaggaaggcaggaaggagggagctGGTGAAACTGGTGGATGGAAGTaatgttaggattacagtttTGCTCTCAGGCTAAGGGACAGATTCTCCCAGACTTGCCTTCTGCAGCACAGGGGGTCCCTGACCTGGAGGAAGGCCAGATACCCAGGCTTCATTGAAAGGATGGTGGTCTGGGGCTGTAAACGAACACTCTCTCTgcccatttttctcatctgtgatgAGGGTAAGGACAGGTGCCAGAGTTTATACAGGCACGGCGTGACCCACCAGTATGCACAGCTTCTGATAGGAAGTCTTAGAAAAGCACCGCCTCACCGCCTCCAGCTCGAGCCATGCTGTGAAATCTCTCTCCCTGGCAAATGTgcctggaacacacacacacacacaaacatgcacgcATGCGCTCACGCACGCAGCATTAGAGTCAAACTTGAATGTCAAACTCTTCTTTCCCCTTCTAGTTCATGGCAGGAAGGGAAAGCTTACCTGAGATCTCAGTGACTCTCCAGCTATTTTGGGTAATTTCTGATGTGAGTTGGGATTGGTTTTTAAACACAGGCCCTAATCTGGGGTGAAGCCAATGAAGCAGCGCTGGCCAGGAGACAGGTCAGTCTTGCTAAATCATGAAGGGTGGGCTCCTGTGAAAACCATGCTTTCAGGATTCACTGTGACTGTCAGGCCAGCCCAGTGAGTGCCCCCCATCCAAGCCATGGTTGCGGTCACAGTAAAGGGATTGTCCACTCAGCGGGGCACATGTTTTCTAGGGCAGGGCCCTCTGACAGGACCTAGAAATAAAATCCATGTTTATCCCTTTAAAAAAGGGAAGGATTAAAAGGCATCCAATTAGAGGTGTTACCTAGGCAACAGGAAATAACTTGGGGATCAGAGCCAtccagagagggaagaagagatcCCCATGATAGAGGCATCTAGACAGTGAGGACTTGATCTGCGGGCAAAATAACAGCCTACCCACAGGAAGTGAGCCCCAGCAACAGTACAGCAGCCTAAAACCCAGGCATCAAGACTGTGTGAGCTAGACAGGCCTAAAGAAACCTCCAGGCAATCCCCCGCCCAGCGTGCAGGACTACAGAGAATCCTGGTCTCCACGGGAGGAAACAGGACCCACCTCCAGAGAAGAAAAACTTGAAACGTTTCTTGGCAGTCTTCTCTGTTGGCGGTGCTTCCTAGACTCTATCCTAAGTTGCTTATGCTGCAGCCTCAGCtgtttttacttgttttcttATGCTTTGGTTTTGGAAAGAGGCAACTGGAGGCAGCTTGGGCAATCTTCTAAAGGAATCGTAAGCATGGTTTCAAAGGGCAGGAAAATGAGACCcttccccttcccacctcccaaCTTCCCAGAGAAACGCCAGTCCTCCAAGGTACAATGGCAGCTCAGGATCCAGTGGCACTTGTGTATTTTTGCCTATGTTCCCCtgtccccatcccccaacccAGTCTCAGTCACACTGCCATGATACGTCACACCATCATCCTTCATCTCAGGCCAAAGGGCTCAGCGCCCCAGACGCCAGGGGCTGCTTCCCTGAAGCAGGGATGTGGTTCTCCCATCATTTCAGGGACAGTGACATTGATAGGGATGCCTTTCTTTGGTGCAGGTTCTTCTGAACCTCAGGCCAAGAAAGAGCTCCATTCCCTCAGATGCTGTGGCCTCTCTCACTGTCTTGGGGGTCTCCAGTTTGCCCACCACtggtagctcactgtagcctacaACTTCCTCACACTCCAGGAGTTGCTTCCTAACCTTAGGCCTGGACTTACCCATCATGCTGGTGCTGTGCGGCTCCCTTAAATGTGGAATGAGCTCCACGAAGCCCTCGCCATATGGCTGTGGCCACATAGAAGCCAGAGTCTTGGCGAGCAGCCTTCTCAGAGctaagcagaaacataaagaagccacCCTGGGTGTCCTAGCTTGCTAAAGCCAAGTGGTCAGGCCTTTGTGTCCTCTGAATGAAGCAGTGCCAAAGGCCTGGAGAAGGCATCAGATGGCTTAGGCAATCTCAGGCTCTCATTTTGTTGAAAATGCCAGACAGCCCTAGGCATTTGCACAGCatcatgcatatatgtatatatatatacacacatatatacacaccagcCTTACAAAGAGCTACTAACCCTTTTCCCCAAGGAAAAGTCTGTCTGGGCCACTTTAAGAAGAAAGATTTCCCATTTTTAACTCTCTAGAGATGTACCAGGGCCTGGAAAATCCCTCTCTGCCTTGGGGGAGTTTTATGTACAATTTGCATGTATTCAGGTTTCACACAGAAGCCAGCATCCAAACCCAAGCCAAACCCTGGAAAATAGCTGCTAAATTGACCCAGGATCCTCCGTCCTTCAGACTGGCCTCCCAGCAGACCCCCTCTTCCTGTGGGCTCTGGGGTGAGGGGTGACTGAGCCCTCATGGCCAAAGGAGAAGCTTCTGGGGAACTGAGGCAGACGGCAGCCCAGTCAGGCGGAGACCATAGGAGCGACGGGCCCTGTGGTTCGatcttactgtaactttttacattcttaaaaaGCACAATTCCACATGCACACTGTCTGGAAAGCACAGCCAGACAGCCAGCCTAGGGCACTTCTGAGTCCAGAAGAGGCGCTGGGGCTTCATCTGTTGCAGGGTTGTTGTATTGTTGTATAATGTGCTCGTGGTGACTCTGAAGGCTCCTCACTTTGTagggtggagagggagggagggaaggcctGCTGAGGCCTTTCCTGACCCCCAGGGTGGGCTCATCAGCATGGACTTGGGGCCTGGACTCTTGCCCCTGGAGCAGCTCTGGCACTTTCAGGCACCCCAGAGCATAATTGCTACACCTTCCACGCTAGTCTCATGCACTGAGGATTTCTGCACTCGGACCTGGCCCCAGAccctcttccctttccccttcttccCTAAGGAAGCTCCCCCTTGCTTTACAAATCATTTTTTATGCTATCTGTTCTCTCAGGAGGGGGCTAGAGCATGCGGGACAAGCCTGCAGGGTTTCTCAAACAATACATCTATTTTTCTGAGCAGCATTCCAAGAGAGGACTTGAAGGGTGTTTAAATTAACGATGAATAAAATGCAGCCTGCCACCCCTCTGAGCTGTTTGCTTTCTGTCTGTCAGAGCCGCCTGCCTCCCCATCTTCCAGTTCACACCTCCTCTCAGGAGGGCCCGGGGGACTTCAGCTGTTAGGATGGGGCAGTGGCAGCATCACTGGGAAGTTACTCTACAAAACAACAGTGAAACAGAGCCCAGGGCACCAAGGGACCTCCTGGGcagcttggccaggctgggccaAGGCTGGGGGACTGGGAGATGGCCCCAACCTGGCTGTGCACGAGGCTCTCCAAATGGAGCTTTAAAGTATGGCCCGGGCCATACTCCCAGGAGTCTGATTTCATTGGTCTAAGGAGCAACTCAGGCCAGCCCTGGAATTTTTTTGGGGGATTCTAATGGGCAGTCATAGACTTGAATACACTCTGTAAACACAGAACACTCACATTATGGTGGTGTAGAAAGAGCATCCACTTAGAAACTAGGAGGTCTGAATTCCAGTTTTGGATCTGGCAGTCATTTAGCTCACTCCAATCCTGTTTCCCCATCTCTAAAGTGGGATAATGATACCATCCCCCCACCTCCCAGTGGtcttatgagaaataaatgagggGCTAGGAACTCTGAAAAGTGTAAAGTCCTCCACAATTGTAAGATGTCACAATTATAAGAGACATTTCATGAGGATATGGGACCAGGTTGCCCTATTGCTTCTGCATGGGGTCCTTCCCACAGTGTCAGCTGGGGATGAAGTTCTTCCAGCAGATTGCTTTTGCCCAGTTGCCTTTACAAACCCCTTCTTTTCAGAAGGAGCTTATTTGCCCTAATAATAGTGCAAACTCTACTGAGGCCTTCTCTCCCCTCTACAGCCCCCTCCAGATTTCCTTCAATTTTCCCTAGAAATGAGAAGTAATTGACCATCAGGCTCACACTGGCCCCACCCACCTCTGTCTACACAATCACTCCCCACTCCCCTGGGCTCCCCACCCTGTTGAGCGTGACCACTCAAAAGCATGAGCTCCATCTTTTATCTACAGCAGGGACTTTCATGACATCAAATGATAAAACAAGAAGTTTTGTACAACTATACTGTACAGATCATGCACTATTTTTCATTCTGgtattgtttagttttattttaacccatttatgctggaGGTTGCAAATTTTTTGTGTAAAAAATCAGATCTTGGCGATGACCTTAAGCAGTAGGATGTAAATAACTCTCACAGACTTAGTGTTCCAATAagggaacactaggcataaatggttTAATGCTGGTCAAAGCTATCAAACTGATTTCATGATCTGCCTATGAATTACACCCAGCAATCTGAGAAACACTGGCTTACAGTGTTTCTGGAAAGAGGCCTTCCTGTTAGCTTCCAGCCAAGACCCATTAGCTAGGCTGCCATGGTGGAGAAGCCTGAGTTCCGGTCACCCATCAGCTCTCCTCTCTGTTGGGGTCTCCAGCTGTGCCCCAGCTATGTGATGGGCACAGGTGGCTGTTTTACCTGCAAGAAGTAGCCTAGATGATCCTTGGGTTCCTTTCAAGTTTTAAGGCTTGTGATTCCTATAACATTTCATATGATACTCCAGTGATCCCTGGATGGACTACCATTCCTCTCCCTTCTGTGGCCAGTTACCTTTCTATGAGCGTATCTAACaagcagattttaaaaaggaacttttagctgggcacggtggctcatgcctataatcccagcactttgggaggctgagacaagtggatcactttagcctaggagttcgagaccagcctaggcaacatgtcaaaaccctgtctttactaaaaatacaaaaaattagccagttatggtggtgcacacctgtagtcccagagactcagggggctgaggtggaaggatcgcctgagcccaggaaatcgaTGTTTcattgagccatgatcatgccactgcactccagccttggtgacagagtaagaccctgtctcaaaaagaaaaaggaagaaaagaaaaaagaactttatATTTACCAAGCCAGGCCCCTGGATAAGAGACTTgcatatttatcttatttaatcccctGGCCAATCTTGGAAATTTAGCACTTTCCTCCCATTTTGTCTTGGgtcagagaggtcaagtaactcGTCTAGTTTGGGGTCAGGCATCCCCTGTGTTAGGGGCTGGAGAGACAAGGGTGAGAAAGACAGGACGGCCCTTGCTGTCCCTGGACTCCAGGCTCCTGGAGGCTGATGGGGGCAGGGCACTGCAGTACAGCCTGCTGAGGGCTCCCTGTCCACCAGGCATTCTGGGCTGCCATGGGCACACCAAAGAGAGGCAGCCACCCAGCCTGGGTAGGCAGAGAAGGCTCTCAGAAGCAGCTGTCCATGCTGAGCCTGAGAGCAGCAAGCCTGCTGACAAGGAGCAGGAAGAGTGGCCCAGGCAGAGGAGCAGTGTGTGGGGAGAGCAGAGCAGGGGCTTGTTGGGGGAACTGTGTGTAGTTCTGCAGGACTGGAGCATGCACAGCAAGGGAGGTAATGGGGGGGGCCAGATAGCAAAGGGCCTTGTAAAACAAAGCAAAGACTTTTCGCCTAATCCTGAGGACATTGGCAAGCCAGTGGAGGGGTTTTAAGGATGCATGTGCTGCTGAAAATGACTCAGAAtgcaggagtggaggaggaaagCAGATGGCAGGGTGGACCAAGGTAGTGCTAGTGAGAACAGAGAGACGTGGAGAGATTTGAGGGACACCCAAAAGAGTAGGTCCACAGAATCAATGATTTGCCTGGATGGGGATGATAAGACTGAGAGAGAGGAATTGGGACGGAGCCAGGTCTCAGGCTAAGCAGCCAGGTAGACAGTGGTGCCACCACTGAGCCtgggaacccaggaggaggaacaGAAGAGGTGATTAGTTCAGTGAAGGAGAAGTTGGACTTGAGGGACCCATGAGATAACC
The window above is part of the Symphalangus syndactylus isolate Jambi chromosome 14, NHGRI_mSymSyn1-v2.1_pri, whole genome shotgun sequence genome. Proteins encoded here:
- the KCNK12 gene encoding potassium channel subfamily K member 12; translation: MSSRSPRPPPRRSRRRLPRPSCCCCCCRRSHLNEDTGRFVLLAALIGLYLVAGATVFSALESPGEAEARARWGATLRNFSAAHGVAEPELRAFLRHYEAALAAGVRADALRPRWDFPGAFYFVGTVVSTIGFGMTTPATVGGKAFLIAYGLFGCAGTILFFNLFLERIISLLAFIMRACRERQLRRSGLLPATFRRGSALSEADSLAGWKPSVYHVLLILGLFAVLLSCCASAMYTSVEGWDYVDSLYFCFVTFSTIGFGDLVSSQHAAYRNQGLYRLGNFLFILLGVCCIYSLFNVISILIKQVLNWMLRKLSCRCCARCCPAPGAPLARRNAITPGSRLRRRLAALGADPAARDSDAEGRRLSGELISMRDLTASNKVSLALLQKQLSETANGYPRSVCVNTRQNGFSGGVGALGIMNNRLAETSASR